In Betta splendens chromosome 19, fBetSpl5.4, whole genome shotgun sequence, the following proteins share a genomic window:
- the arf2b gene encoding ADP-ribosylation factor 2b, whose product MGNVFASLFKGLFGKKEMRILMVGLDAAGKTTILYKLKLGEIVTTIPTIGFNVETVEYKNISFTVWDVGGQDKIRPLWRHYFQNTQGLIFVVDSNDRERVNEAREELSRMLAEDELRDAVLLVFANKQDLPNAMNAAEITDKLGLHALRQRSWYIQATCATSGDGLYEGLDWLSNQLKNQK is encoded by the exons ATGGGGAATGTATTTGCGAGTTTATTCAAGGGCCTATTTGGCAAAAAAGAGATGAGGATTCTCATGGTCGGTCTCGATGCTGCTGGAAAAACAACCATCTTATATAAACTGAAGCTTGGCGAGATAGTCACCACCATTCCCACCATTG GTTTTAATGTTGAAACTGTAGAATACAAGAACATCAGCTTCACAGTGTGGGACGTGGGTGGTCAGGACAAAATCAGGCCACTGTGGCGCCACTACTTCCAGAACACtcaag GGCTCATCTTTGTGGTGGACAGTAACGACAGAGAGCGAGTGAACGAGGCGAGGGAGGAGCTGTCCAGAATGCTCGCCGAGGACGAACTCAGAGATgctgtcctgcttgtttttgcaAATAAACAG GATCTCCCCAACGCTATGAATGCTGCAGAGATCACAGACAAGCTGGGTTTGCATGCCCTCCGCCAGCGCAGCTGGTACATCCAGGCCACCTGCGCCACCAGCGGGGACGGCTTGTACGAGGGCCTCGACTGGCTGTCCAACCAGCTGAAGAACCAGAAATGA
- the grb7 gene encoding growth factor receptor-bound protein 7 codes for MMMEVAGPWTEVFEGSEGSDHPGGGDALLGSSTLTLAPLVPDSPSVRRSQPILISSNRAKESLSASVPSIPNPFPELCSPSKSPVLISSLPPLTSDKHLIKVFGEDSHSRSVWVSPGATAREVCHLLVQTAHCSDQENWALLEVHPTLGLERCLEDHEVVLEVQATWSLKGDTRLMFCKNYAKYEFFRKPVLFFPESLISDSADGSRGMTSAELIQNLLRCGSCPEIQSFLHVKEPSRKSWKKVYFFLRRSGLYCSTKGSSKEPRHLQYVADVEDLNVYTVVNSRKLYGAPTDFTFCFKPSKNPVRVQDLKILCAENEQTRTSWTSAFRLFKYGKQLQCNYQLSKAAPRVLERKGSRLADSKSKSEASLVAMDFSGKAGGRVIQNPTEAQSAEREEGQAWRRREALRCSLPNLNSNARPSSIHRSQPWFHGGVSRTEAQRLIEKQGLVDGMFLIRDSQQHGQCFVLTLCYQLKTKHFLVIPCENGGRKYFTMDDGLTLFIDLLQLVEFHQINKGILPVCLKHPCVCVAL; via the exons atgatgatggaggtggCCGGTCCCTGGACAGAAGTGTTCGAGGGCTCAGAGGGGTCGGATCACCCCGGGGGAGGAGACGCGCTGCTGGGAAGCTCCACTCTGACTCTGGCTCCTCTGGTTCCTGACTCTCCTTCCGTCCGCCGCTCCCAGCCCATCTTAATCTCCTCAAACAG GGCGAAGGAGTCTCTGTCCGCCTCCGTGCCGTCCATACCCAACCCCTTCCCAGAGCTGTGCAGCCCCTCAAAGTCTCCAGTGCTCATCAGTTCACTGCCTCCGCTGACCAGCGACAAACAC CTGATTAAGGTGtttggtgaggacagccacagcagGTCCGTGTGGGTTTCTCCAGGAGCTACAGCCAGAGAGGTGTGTCACCTGTTGGTCCAGACAGCCCACTGCAGCGACCAGGAGAACTGGGCTCTGCTGGAGGTCCACCCCACCTTGGGCCTCG AGAGGTGTCTTGAGGACCACGAGGTCGTGCTGGAGGTTCAGGCAACCTGGTCTCTCAAGGGTGACACACGACTCATGTTCTGCAAGAACTACGCCAAGTATGAGTTTTTCAGGAAGCCAGTG CTCTTCTTCCCAGAGTCCTTGATCTCTGACAGCGCTGACGGCAGCAGGGGGATGACGTCAGCAGAGCTCATTCAG AACCTGCTCCGCTGTGGGTCGTGTCCAGAGATCCAGAGTTTCTTGCATGTGAAGGAGCCCAGCCGTAAATCCTGGAAGAAGGTCTACTTCTTCCTCCGGCGTTCCGGACTCTACTGCTCCACGAAGGGTTCATCCAAG GAGCCTCGACACCTGCAGTACGTGGCTGATGTGGAGGATCTGAACGTGTACACGGTGGTGAACAGCCGTAAACTGTACGGCGCTCCTACAGACTTCACCTTCTGTTTCAAG cctTCCAAAAACCCCGTCCGAGTTCAGGACTTGAAAATCCTGTGTGCTGAAAACGAGCAGACGCGGACGTCGTGGACGTCTGCTTTCAGGCTCTTCAAG TACGGGAAGCAGCTCCAGTGTAACTACCAGCTGTCCAAGGCCGCCCCACGCGTTCTGGAGCGGAAGGGATCCCGACTCGCCGACAGCAAA TCCAAGTCCGAGGCCAGTCTCGTCGCCATGGACTTCTCAGGAAAGGCCGGAGGGCGAGTCATCCAGAACCCCACGGAGGCCCAGAGTGCCGAGCGGGAGGAGGGACAGGCCTGGAGG AGGAGAGAAGCCCTGAGGTGCAGTCTGCCCAACCTGAACTCCAATGCGAGACCTTCCT ccatccacagatctcagcCGTGGTTTCATGGGGGTGTGTCGAGGACAGAGGCACAGAGGCTGATAGAGAAGCAGGGGCTGGTGGACGG GATGTTCCTCATCCGTGACAGCCAGCAGCACGGCCAGTGTTTCGTCCTGACGCTGTGCTACCAGCTGAAGACCAAACACTTCCTGGTGATCCCG TGTGAGAATGGCGGCAGGAAGTACTTCACCATGGACGACGGCCTGACTCTATTCAtagacctgctgcagctggtggagtTCCACCAGATCAACAAGGGCATCCTTCCCGTCTGCCTCAAACACCCCTGCGTCTGCGTCGCGCTGTGA